In one Chryseobacterium camelliae genomic region, the following are encoded:
- a CDS encoding MarR family winged helix-turn-helix transcriptional regulator: protein MENSESLQLKNQICFPLYVIAKEITGLYRPFLDELDITYPQYLVMMVLWENDGLAVSNIGEKLYLDSGTLTPLLKRLEAKGFISRKRKKEDERVVEVFITTSGRALQQKACEIPEKIYNKIDVTKEDWIALKESVQKILSKIEK, encoded by the coding sequence ATGGAAAATTCAGAATCTTTACAGTTAAAAAATCAAATTTGCTTTCCTCTGTATGTGATTGCAAAGGAGATTACAGGACTTTACCGTCCGTTTCTTGATGAGCTCGACATTACCTATCCTCAGTATCTTGTGATGATGGTCTTATGGGAAAATGATGGTCTTGCCGTGAGCAACATCGGGGAAAAGCTGTACCTCGACAGCGGTACGCTGACTCCTCTTTTAAAAAGACTGGAAGCCAAAGGATTTATCTCACGAAAAAGAAAAAAGGAAGATGAAAGAGTGGTTGAAGTATTCATCACAACATCAGGAAGAGCCCTTCAACAAAAGGCTTGTGAGATTCCTGAAAAAATTTACAACAAAATAGATGTCACAAAAGAAGACTGGATAGCGCTGAAAGAGAGTGTACAAAAAATCTTAAGCAAAATAGAAAAATAA
- a CDS encoding NAD(P)H-dependent oxidoreductase: protein MSLIQDLEWRHAVKAYDPKKKVSEKDLNTILEATRLAPTSSGLQPFRVIVVENQDLKEKMVQGALNPEVMRDSSHVLVFAAWDSYSNEKIDKVYDYHTDVRDLPRGRFGSYTDKIKEIYGAQTAEEHFAHTARQTYIALGFALAQAAELKIDSTPAEGFSNEVVDEILGLKELGLKSVSLLYLGYRDEENDWLSHMKKVRIPMEEFIIKK from the coding sequence ATGTCATTAATACAAGATTTAGAATGGAGACATGCTGTAAAAGCTTATGATCCGAAAAAAAAAGTTTCAGAGAAAGATTTAAATACCATTTTAGAAGCGACAAGATTAGCTCCTACTTCATCCGGTCTGCAACCTTTCCGCGTTATCGTAGTAGAAAATCAGGACTTAAAAGAAAAAATGGTTCAGGGTGCTTTAAATCCTGAAGTAATGAGAGATTCTTCTCACGTACTGGTTTTTGCGGCTTGGGACAGTTATTCCAACGAAAAAATCGACAAAGTTTATGATTATCACACCGATGTAAGAGATTTGCCAAGAGGACGCTTCGGAAGCTATACCGATAAAATTAAAGAAATATACGGTGCCCAAACCGCTGAAGAACATTTTGCCCACACTGCAAGACAAACCTATATTGCATTAGGATTTGCTTTGGCACAGGCTGCAGAACTGAAAATCGACAGTACCCCTGCAGAAGGTTTCAGCAATGAAGTTGTTGATGAAATTCTGGGGTTAAAGGAATTAGGCTTAAAAAGTGTAAGTTTGCTGTACCTTGGATATAGGGACGAAGAAAACGACTGGCTTTCTCATATGAAAAAGGTAAGAATTCCGATGGAAGAATTCATTATTAAAAAATAA
- a CDS encoding SDR family oxidoreductase: MQRFTNKFALITGGTNGMGFATAQQFINEGGTAIITGRSEETVNKALEKLGKNAFGIVSDAGNMNDLMNLRNEVIKYTGNIDLVFANAGYGRFFPIENVDENHFNELFDMLVKGSFFTVQQVLPLMKNGSSVIFNTSVATEIAMPNFSIYSAAKSAVQSFIKTFATELTEKGIRVNGVSAGHIKTNIFYNTGLNSEQIEEAVKNIIPTIPFKRQGEATEIANAVLFLASEEASYIHGAELKVDAGISVIR, encoded by the coding sequence ATGCAAAGATTTACAAACAAATTTGCCTTAATTACAGGTGGAACAAACGGGATGGGATTCGCAACAGCCCAACAATTTATTAATGAAGGCGGAACAGCAATTATTACGGGAAGAAGTGAGGAAACCGTGAACAAAGCATTAGAAAAATTAGGAAAAAATGCTTTTGGAATTGTTTCTGACGCAGGAAATATGAACGACTTAATGAATCTCCGAAACGAAGTCATAAAATACACTGGAAATATTGATTTAGTTTTTGCTAATGCGGGTTACGGAAGATTTTTCCCGATTGAAAATGTAGACGAAAATCATTTCAATGAATTGTTTGATATGCTGGTGAAAGGTTCTTTTTTCACGGTTCAGCAGGTGTTACCGTTGATGAAAAACGGAAGCTCTGTGATTTTCAATACTTCTGTTGCTACTGAAATTGCCATGCCAAATTTTTCAATTTATTCTGCGGCTAAATCAGCGGTACAGTCTTTTATCAAAACATTTGCAACGGAATTAACGGAAAAAGGAATCCGGGTAAATGGAGTAAGCGCAGGTCATATCAAAACGAATATCTTTTACAATACAGGTTTAAATTCAGAACAGATTGAAGAGGCGGTCAAAAATATTATTCCTACCATTCCTTTTAAAAGGCAGGGCGAGGCAACAGAAATTGCCAATGCTGTGCTTTTCCTGGCATCGGAAGAGGCTTCTTATATTCATGGTGCGGAATTAAAAGTGGATGCAGGGATTTCGGTGATAAGATAG